In Balneola sp., one genomic interval encodes:
- a CDS encoding cysteine--tRNA ligase has product MADKGNKELHVYNTLTRKKEQFEPLNAPHVGMYVCGPTVYGDAHLGHAKSYVSFDVVLRYLRYLGYKVRYVQNITDVGHLVDDAEEGEDKLSKQARIEKVQPMEIAEKYTYTYFRDMDALNVLRPDIAPRASGHIPEQIAMVKKLIENGHAYNADGNVYFDVSSDEEYGKLSGRKTEDAEAGTRVETASDKRSPEDFALWKKADDGHIMKWDSPWSVGYPGWHVECSAMSTKYLGESFDIHGGGLDNQFPHHECEIAQSECAHDKQFVKYWLHNNMVTLEGQKMGKSLGNAISLHEFISGDHKLLTRAWPAEVIRFFLLQSHYRSTTDFSEDALSGAETGLKNLQSMILTIDKSKPGSGEEYDLESFKNAFESSMNDDFNSAQAIAVLFERLKEIRKLINDKKAPSNLDTIKVFLHSVVEEVLGIWPKEKSGGNEKVTEGLVELLIDIRKDARANKNFELSDKIRDELEELGVQLMDGKEGTTFEIK; this is encoded by the coding sequence GTGGCTGATAAAGGCAATAAAGAACTTCACGTTTATAATACCCTCACCCGCAAAAAAGAACAGTTCGAGCCGTTAAATGCTCCACATGTGGGGATGTATGTTTGTGGTCCCACCGTTTATGGTGATGCACATTTAGGGCACGCCAAAAGCTATGTTTCTTTTGATGTAGTGTTGCGCTATCTCCGCTATTTAGGCTACAAAGTTCGGTATGTTCAAAATATTACCGACGTTGGGCATCTTGTTGATGATGCCGAAGAAGGTGAAGATAAACTCAGCAAGCAGGCTCGTATCGAGAAAGTACAGCCGATGGAAATTGCTGAAAAATATACCTACACCTATTTCCGGGATATGGATGCTTTGAATGTACTCCGCCCAGATATTGCTCCTCGTGCATCGGGACATATTCCTGAGCAAATTGCCATGGTCAAAAAATTGATCGAGAATGGCCACGCATATAATGCCGACGGTAATGTTTACTTCGATGTTTCTTCCGATGAAGAATACGGTAAGCTAAGTGGCCGTAAAACGGAAGATGCAGAAGCCGGCACTCGTGTTGAAACTGCTTCTGATAAGCGCAGCCCTGAAGATTTTGCTTTATGGAAAAAGGCTGACGACGGACATATAATGAAATGGGATTCGCCATGGAGCGTGGGTTATCCCGGTTGGCATGTGGAATGTTCCGCCATGAGCACCAAATATTTGGGTGAAAGTTTTGATATACATGGTGGCGGGCTTGATAACCAGTTTCCACATCATGAATGTGAAATTGCTCAATCCGAGTGTGCCCATGATAAACAATTTGTGAAGTACTGGCTCCATAACAACATGGTGACGTTGGAAGGGCAGAAAATGGGTAAATCGTTGGGCAATGCTATTAGCCTTCATGAATTCATTTCCGGCGATCACAAACTGCTAACCAGAGCGTGGCCGGCAGAAGTAATCCGCTTCTTCCTGCTGCAAAGCCACTATCGCAGTACTACTGATTTTTCTGAAGATGCTCTTTCAGGAGCTGAAACAGGATTGAAAAACCTTCAATCCATGATTTTAACGATTGATAAATCAAAGCCGGGAAGTGGCGAAGAGTATGATCTTGAAAGCTTTAAGAATGCCTTTGAATCATCCATGAATGATGATTTCAATTCAGCCCAAGCAATAGCAGTTCTTTTTGAAAGACTGAAGGAAATCCGAAAGCTGATTAATGATAAAAAGGCTCCATCAAACCTTGATACTATTAAAGTCTTTCTTCATAGTGTTGTAGAGGAAGTATTAGGAATCTGGCCAAAAGAAAAATCCGGTGGAAATGAGAAAGTAACCGAAGGATTGGTTGAGCTGTTAATTGATATCAGAAAAGACGCTCGTGCTAACAAAAACTTCGAGCTTTCTGATAAAATCAGAGACGAACTGGAGGAGCTGGGCGTTCAGCTGATGGATGGCAAAGAAGGCACGACCTTCGAAATCAAGTAA
- a CDS encoding DNA mismatch repair protein MutS: MNEPDPIEIPINGILDLHLFNPKELGELIPDYIEACLEKGIFSIRIIHGKGKGVLRRTVHSLLDRNEHVKSYSLASDRSGWGATIAELNRT; encoded by the coding sequence ATGAATGAGCCCGATCCCATAGAAATCCCAATTAACGGAATACTGGATTTACACTTGTTCAACCCCAAAGAACTAGGTGAGTTAATTCCAGATTACATTGAAGCCTGTCTGGAGAAAGGCATTTTCTCCATCAGGATTATACATGGGAAGGGCAAAGGGGTGTTGAGAAGAACCGTACATAGCTTATTGGACAGAAACGAGCATGTTAAATCATACAGCTTGGCCAGCGACCGTAGTGGATGGGGAGCTACGATAGCAGAATTGAATAGAACTTAG
- a CDS encoding GTP cyclohydrolase I FolE, translating into MKTLDLDKITAEEIGEDHLSTGVQTPLRQDAFEKTDDEKIEIIQEHFAEIMHTLGLDLNDDSLKGTPYRVAKMYVKEIFEGLNPKNKPVARQFNNDYDYNGMVVEKNIQVTSFCEHHFLPFIGKAHVGYISSGKKVIGLSKINRIVDYYSRRPQVQERLTLQIADELSAALETDDIAVFIDSKHLCVSTRGIKDITSTTITSEYRGAFKEEATQQKFIDYIKTNTDI; encoded by the coding sequence TTGAAAACATTGGATTTAGACAAAATCACTGCCGAGGAAATCGGTGAAGATCATCTCAGCACCGGAGTACAAACTCCATTACGCCAAGATGCTTTTGAGAAAACTGACGACGAAAAGATTGAAATTATTCAGGAGCATTTTGCTGAAATCATGCATACGCTGGGTCTGGATTTAAATGATGACAGCCTTAAAGGCACACCTTACCGTGTAGCCAAGATGTATGTGAAAGAAATTTTTGAAGGCCTGAATCCTAAGAACAAGCCGGTAGCTCGTCAGTTCAATAACGACTATGACTATAATGGCATGGTTGTAGAAAAGAATATTCAGGTGACTTCATTTTGTGAGCATCACTTCCTCCCTTTTATAGGTAAAGCTCATGTTGGATATATTTCTTCTGGAAAGAAAGTTATCGGACTCTCTAAAATTAATCGCATTGTAGATTATTACTCCCGACGCCCTCAGGTTCAGGAAAGACTTACCCTGCAAATTGCTGATGAACTCAGCGCTGCGTTAGAAACTGACGACATTGCTGTTTTTATTGACAGCAAGCACCTTTGCGTTTCAACCCGCGGAATTAAAGATATTACTTCTACAACTATTACATCTGAGTATCGTGGTGCTTTTAAGGAAGAAGCTACTCAGCAGAAATTCATTGATTACATCAAAACAAACACTGACATCTAA
- a CDS encoding stress responsive protein produces MIKHVVMWKLKDVAEGKTKAENAEVMKELLEDLPNKIEELSSAEVGINILEGNEDAICDVVLTTECDSKEDLKAYGVHPDHQKVVEFIKKVVMERRVVDYIS; encoded by the coding sequence ATGATCAAACATGTGGTAATGTGGAAACTGAAGGATGTAGCGGAAGGCAAAACAAAAGCTGAGAATGCTGAGGTGATGAAAGAATTGCTGGAAGACCTTCCTAATAAAATTGAAGAATTAAGCAGTGCTGAAGTAGGAATTAATATCTTAGAAGGGAATGAGGATGCCATTTGCGATGTGGTTTTGACAACGGAATGTGATTCTAAGGAAGATCTAAAAGCCTACGGAGTTCATCCAGATCATCAAAAAGTGGTTGAGTTCATCAAGAAAGTTGTGATGGAAAGAAGGGTTGTTGACTATATTAGTTAA